From a region of the Thalassospira sp. TSL5-1 genome:
- a CDS encoding tripartite tricarboxylate transporter substrate binding protein has translation MLRKIAMAAGLMLAAAAVTPVMAQDYPSKPIEFIVPWGPGGGSDTLMRIVGLGLSEVTGQPVPIINMPGVGGTVGLKEFAKRPADGYTISQIHEGLLTANKTGITDLDWDSFIPVALVASSPQYLTLSKNDNFKNLEELKAYAKANPGKVRAGVTLGGVPHLHMAMIEDALGVEFSYVGFRDTGERIRALVGGNIDIAIGDVSSASEFVKNGDLIFAGVGTEERTAEEPDVPTMKEQGYDLQMAVTRGVVLPKGTPQPIVDKLADDLKKAMSLDDIKTKMKNAGSANVFIGEEDYKAYLEKLDADVTKLVGKLQG, from the coding sequence ATGCTTCGCAAAATTGCGATGGCGGCGGGATTGATGCTGGCCGCTGCGGCGGTAACGCCGGTTATGGCGCAGGATTATCCAAGTAAACCGATTGAATTTATTGTTCCCTGGGGCCCGGGTGGCGGTAGTGACACCCTGATGCGCATTGTTGGCCTTGGCCTGTCGGAAGTGACCGGCCAGCCGGTGCCAATTATTAATATGCCCGGCGTTGGCGGAACGGTGGGCCTGAAGGAATTTGCCAAGCGCCCGGCAGATGGCTATACGATTTCGCAAATCCACGAAGGGTTGTTAACGGCAAATAAAACCGGCATCACCGACCTGGATTGGGACAGCTTTATTCCGGTCGCGCTGGTGGCATCTTCGCCGCAATATCTGACGCTTTCCAAAAACGACAATTTCAAAAATCTTGAGGAACTCAAGGCCTATGCAAAGGCCAACCCGGGCAAGGTGCGCGCCGGTGTGACGCTGGGCGGGGTGCCACATTTGCACATGGCCATGATCGAGGATGCTTTGGGTGTCGAGTTCAGTTATGTCGGGTTCCGCGACACGGGTGAACGTATTCGCGCCCTGGTGGGCGGCAATATTGATATTGCCATTGGCGATGTTTCATCGGCGAGTGAGTTTGTGAAAAACGGCGATCTGATTTTTGCCGGTGTGGGCACGGAAGAACGCACCGCCGAAGAACCCGATGTGCCAACGATGAAAGAACAGGGTTACGATTTGCAAATGGCGGTGACCCGCGGGGTTGTTCTGCCCAAGGGCACACCGCAGCCGATTGTCGACAAGCTGGCGGATGATTTGAAAAAAGCCATGTCGCTTGATGACATTAAAACCAAAATGAAAAATGCCGGTTCTGCCAATGTCTTCATTGGCGAGGAAGATTACAAAGCCTATCTCGAAAAACTTGATGCTGACGTGACCAAACTGGTCGGCAAGTTGCAGGGATGA
- a CDS encoding sulfite exporter TauE/SafE family protein, with translation MMDLGSGAHLYLVWGGAMLFAGVVGGIMAGLLGVGGGIVIVPVLYHFLSVMGVDESMRMQIAVATSLTTIIATALSSTRSHYKKGAVDVGLLKRWGPAIVVGVIIGTAIGGHVDGRVLTGVFAVVALLVATNMMLARDRSADPQKNPPKSVWALLGILAGGLSAMMGIGGGTICVPMLSFLGYDIRKAVGTASAIGLIIALPGTIGYAMSGIGIDGRPPFSLGYVNVLAAALLIPMTVMFAPVGARIAHSIPQRALRICFGLFLLVTSIRMFHDLIF, from the coding sequence ATGATGGATCTGGGAAGCGGCGCACATCTTTATCTGGTTTGGGGCGGCGCCATGCTGTTTGCCGGTGTGGTTGGCGGCATTATGGCAGGATTACTGGGTGTTGGCGGCGGCATTGTCATTGTACCGGTGCTGTATCATTTCCTCTCCGTGATGGGGGTGGATGAAAGCATGCGCATGCAAATTGCCGTGGCAACATCGCTGACCACCATCATTGCCACCGCCTTGTCCTCAACACGCAGCCATTACAAAAAAGGGGCGGTTGATGTCGGGCTGCTTAAACGCTGGGGCCCTGCCATTGTTGTGGGCGTTATTATTGGCACGGCCATTGGCGGCCATGTCGATGGGCGTGTTCTGACCGGCGTTTTTGCCGTGGTGGCCCTGCTGGTCGCCACCAACATGATGCTGGCCCGCGACCGGTCTGCCGACCCACAAAAAAATCCGCCCAAATCGGTATGGGCCTTACTGGGCATTCTGGCCGGGGGGCTTTCGGCCATGATGGGCATTGGCGGGGGCACCATTTGCGTGCCGATGCTCAGTTTTCTGGGTTATGACATTCGCAAGGCTGTCGGCACCGCATCGGCCATTGGCCTGATCATTGCCCTGCCCGGCACCATTGGTTATGCCATGTCGGGCATTGGCATTGATGGCAGACCGCCCTTTTCGCTGGGTTATGTCAATGTGCTGGCTGCCGCCCTTCTGATACCCATGACCGTGATGTTTGCACCAGTCGGCGCACGCATTGCGCACAGCATTCCGCAACGTGCCTTGCGCATCTGTTTTGGGCTTTTCCTGCTCGTCACATCAATTCGCATGTTCCATGACCTGATTTTTTGA
- a CDS encoding FadR/GntR family transcriptional regulator: protein MNDISTQGLAEKLRNAFNQGQYVENGRVIAERSLAEKLDVGRRALRKALDELETDGLIWRRQGQGTFVGTPPTPRLRRLEGLATKTSPHEIMEVRLEIEPSMARFAALRASQADIDTMRMMVENAAQAQNQADYEKWDSAFHQKLAESVRNTLFLAVFEAVNAVRRDAAWARMRESSHSDRLITKLSEQHHAIVDAIEQRNPNRAEEAMRAHLLQVERALTQSG from the coding sequence ATGAATGATATATCAACACAGGGGCTGGCCGAAAAACTGCGCAATGCCTTTAACCAGGGGCAATATGTGGAGAATGGCCGTGTTATTGCCGAGCGCAGCCTGGCCGAAAAACTTGATGTGGGCCGCCGTGCGCTCCGCAAGGCACTTGACGAACTTGAAACCGACGGGCTGATCTGGCGGCGGCAGGGACAAGGCACCTTTGTTGGCACCCCGCCCACCCCGCGTTTGCGCCGCCTGGAAGGGCTTGCCACCAAAACCAGCCCCCATGAAATCATGGAAGTCCGCCTTGAAATTGAACCATCAATGGCGCGCTTTGCCGCCCTGCGGGCATCCCAAGCCGACATTGATACCATGCGCATGATGGTGGAAAACGCCGCCCAGGCCCAAAACCAGGCCGATTATGAAAAATGGGATTCGGCCTTTCATCAAAAACTGGCCGAAAGTGTGCGCAATACCCTGTTTTTAGCGGTATTTGAGGCCGTAAATGCCGTGCGCCGTGATGCCGCCTGGGCTCGCATGCGCGAAAGCAGCCATTCAGACCGCCTGATCACCAAATTATCCGAACAGCACCACGCCATTGTTGATGCCATCGAACAACGCAACCCCAACCGCGCCGAAGAAGCCATGCGCGCCCACCTTTTGCAGGTTGAACGCGCCCTGACCCAAAGCGGATGA
- a CDS encoding tripartite tricarboxylate transporter TctB family protein, translating to MTADTPKPAAADAVASAATRARNELARLVSYIVFGVAAVYCVWRASSLPTSRWEPLGAGSFPKLVFIVLAALCLFAAIKSVIDIHRNGGMPEAVYAFGRWLKIRRISFAIYGLLVIYLGVLSTLGFSLATFGFLLIAQLLIAGVTRRTVIQSVIAALVFSFGLNMLFADVFNVFLPRGVLIAF from the coding sequence ATGACGGCCGATACCCCGAAACCGGCGGCGGCAGATGCAGTGGCATCTGCTGCCACGCGGGCCAGAAACGAACTGGCCCGGCTGGTTTCCTATATTGTTTTTGGTGTTGCTGCAGTTTATTGCGTCTGGCGGGCATCATCCTTGCCGACATCACGCTGGGAGCCATTGGGGGCCGGGTCTTTCCCCAAGCTGGTTTTCATTGTGCTGGCAGCTTTGTGCCTGTTTGCCGCCATCAAGTCGGTGATTGATATTCACCGGAATGGCGGCATGCCCGAAGCGGTTTATGCCTTTGGGCGCTGGCTTAAAATCCGGCGCATTTCCTTTGCGATTTACGGTTTGCTGGTGATTTACCTTGGCGTGTTGTCCACGTTGGGCTTTTCGCTGGCGACGTTCGGCTTTTTGCTGATTGCGCAATTGCTGATCGCGGGTGTGACGCGCCGAACGGTTATTCAGTCTGTTATCGCCGCATTGGTGTTTTCGTTCGGGCTGAACATGCTGTTTGCCGATGTTTTCAATGTTTTCCTGCCGCGTGGTGTTCTGATTGCCTTTTAG